Sequence from the Thermoanaerobacter uzonensis DSM 18761 genome:
TTTATGTATTATAAAAAAATTATAACGCAATAATTTGTTTTTTAACAAGCTTTTTTCTTCCCAATTACCACTTGCGACAAAATGCATTTTGAATTCTCCCAGAGGAATGCAGGAAATATTTTCATCTATGTAACAGCCTTCTATAAACCCAATATCTATTCCTCCTTCTTTGATGTTATAGATCACTTCTGGTGTGAAATTGTGTTCCACATGAACTGTAACATTCTTATACCTTCTCTTAAATTCGTGAAGTGTGCAAGGAAGAGCATATTGGCCAATAGTGGGGCAAGAGGAAATTGTAAGCCTGTTCATGCAGTCGTTTTCGCAGCACTCTAAGTCCTTAATCATATTATCATATAGATTTAATATCCTCTCTGCGTACTGATACACCAATTCTCCAGCTACGGTAGGAATAACTCCTCTGTTACTGCGCTTTAAAAGAATAGCTTTTAAGTCTTTCTCTAATGCTTTTATTTGTTGACTTATGGCCGGCTGGGAGAGATACAATTCTTTTGCTGCTGAGGAAATGCTCTTATAGTATACGGTTTTATAAAATGCTCTCAAATTTTCAATATTCACAATGACCCCCCCTGTTTGTTAAAAAGCTATCGCAGTACAACGTTTTGCTTGATTAAGTTTTATTATACTACAAAGTTTGTTATAAGTAAAACTAATATCACATAATAATTTCAAATAATATATAGGGAAAATTTTATAGTATAATAAAATTGAAATGTTAAAATGATAACAAAGTGAGGAGGTATGTAAAATGGGAAATGATGTTAAACCTACCTATACTTTAGACGAAAGAGGAGAGGTGTGCCCTGTTCCTGATGTAGACACGAGAAGAAAACTTAAGGAGATGAAATCAGGAGAAATTCTTGAAGTGTTAATTGACTATGCACTTTCCAAAGAGAGAATTCCATCTGGGGTTAAAGAAATAGGAGGGGAAGTCATCTCTATTGAGGAAATTGGACCAAGTGAGTGGAGAATTCTCATTAAAAAGCTTTGATAAGATGAGGGGGAGATTTTATGGATCCGAGGTTACAGGGGCTTTTAGTTGGTATTCTTTTTGGAATTGTTCTGCAAAGAGGTAGGATTTGCTTTAACTCAGCTATAAGAGATGTGAAGATGACAAAAGATAATTATC
This genomic interval carries:
- a CDS encoding LysR substrate-binding domain-containing protein, with the translated sequence MNIENLRAFYKTVYYKSISSAAKELYLSQPAISQQIKALEKDLKAILLKRSNRGVIPTVAGELVYQYAERILNLYDNMIKDLECCENDCMNRLTISSCPTIGQYALPCTLHEFKRRYKNVTVHVEHNFTPEVIYNIKEGGIDIGFIEGCYIDENISCIPLGEFKMHFVASGNWEEKSLLKNKLLRYNFFIIHKKCALRKVIEETLLANGIDIKKLKIEMESPSIESIKSSVAAGHGLSILPYIAIKKELYTKTLSIVQVENIEFNYTYSIIYNKKIYKKSKSDFIDFIKNSGKNFFC
- a CDS encoding sulfurtransferase TusA family protein, with the protein product MGNDVKPTYTLDERGEVCPVPDVDTRRKLKEMKSGEILEVLIDYALSKERIPSGVKEIGGEVISIEEIGPSEWRILIKKL